One window of Epinephelus fuscoguttatus linkage group LG9, E.fuscoguttatus.final_Chr_v1 genomic DNA carries:
- the ctsf gene encoding cathepsin F, which translates to MVVGFRSPVIPLLALAAVLGSVLGLGEDIDRPLFGPPGSPIRLKESDPGLMKALDFAEERYNRGSNAMHLRKVSRLISATKQLVKGIRYTITVELSNTQCKKSAMLRTCDFYPETQKLKTEVCVFEVWDIPWQGTSTLLKQKCQPKVEPQQEETNKIFDASTSQPLEESVELLGQFKEFMEKYNKAYSSQEEADHRLRIFHENLKTAEKLQSLDQGSAEYGVTKFSDLTEEEFRSTYLNPLLSQWTLHQPMKPAAPAKGPAPASWDWRDHGAVSSVKDQGMCGSCWAFSVTGNIEGQWFLKNGSLLSLSEQELVDCDGLDQACRGGLPSNAYEAIEKLGGLETETDYSYTGKKNKCDFTTRKVAAYINSSVELSKDEKEIAAWLAENGPISVALNAFAMQFYRKGVSHPLKIFCNPWMIDHAVLMVGYGERKGVPFWAIKNSWGEDYGEQGYYYLYRGSNACGINKMCSSAVVN; encoded by the exons ATGGTGGTCGGATTCCGTTCTCCGGTAATCCCGTTGCTGGCCTTGGCCGCCGTGCTGGGCTCGGTACTCGGGCTCGGTGAGGACATCGACCGGCCTCTCTTCGGGCCTCCGGGCTCTCCTATCCGGCTGAAGGAGTCTGACCCCGGCCTGATGAAGGCTCTGGATTTCGCCGAGGAGCGCTACAACCGCGGCTCCAACGCCATGCACCTCCGCAAAGTCAGCCGGCTCATCTCTGCCACCAAACAG CTGGTAAAGGGTATCCGCTACACCATAACAGTGGAACTGAGCAACACTCAGTGTAAGAAATCTGCCATGCTCAGGACATGTGACTTCTATCCCGAGACACAGAAACTCAAg acggaggtgtgtgtgtttgaagtgtGGGACATCCCCTGGCAGGGCACTTCGACTCTGCTCAAACAGAAGTGTCAGCCTAAAG TTGAACCTCAACAAGAAGAGACCAACAAGATCTTTGATGCATCAACCAGCCAGCCTCTGGAG GAGTCTGTGGAGCTGTTGGGACAGTTTAAAGAGTTCATGGAGAAATACAACAAGGCCTACAGCAGCCAGGAGG AGGCAGATCATCGTCTGCGCATCTTCCACGAGAACCTGAAGACAGCAGAGAAGCTCCAGTCTTTGGATCAAGGGTCAGCTGAGTATGGAGTCACCAAGTTCAGCGACCTAACTG AGGAAGAGTTTCGCTCCACGTACCTGAACCCTCTGCTGAGCCAATGGACTCTTCATCAACCAAtgaaaccagcagctcctgccaAAGGCCCCGCCCCTGCCAGCTGGGATTGGCGGGATCATGGAGCTGTCAGTTCCGTTAAGGACCAG GGTATGTGTGGATCCTGCTGGGCATTTTCTGTGACAGGCAACATTGAAGGCCAGTGGTTCCTGAAAAATGGGTCGCTGCTGTCCCTCTCTGAACAag AGCTGGTTGACTGTGATGGGCTGGACCAGGCCTGCAGAGGAGGGCTGCCGTCAAACGCTTATGAAGCTATTGAGAAACTGG GTGGTCTTGAGACAGAAACTGATTACTCCTACACCGGGAAAAAGAACAAATGCGACTTCACCACCAGGAAGGTGGCCGCCTACATCAACAGCTCTGTGGAACTGTCCAAAGATGAGAAGG AAATTGCAGCCTGGCTGGCTGAGAATGGACCAATCTCTGTCGCACTGAATGCCTTTGCCATGCAG TTCTATAGGAAGGGTGTGTCTCACCCTCTGAAGATCTTCTGCAACCCCTGGATGATCGACCACGCTGTGCTGATGGTCGGATATGGAGAAC GTAAAGGTGTCCCATTCTGGGCCATCAAAAACAGCTGGGGAGAGGATTATGGAGAGCAG gGTTACTACTACCTGTACAGGGGGTCCAATGCTTGTGGGATCAACAAGATGTGCTCATCTGCTGTAGTCAACTAA
- the eif1ad gene encoding probable RNA-binding protein EIF1AD, which produces MSQATKRKHVVKEVLGDFVTPTENQQIVKITGSRGNNLHETVTAQGETFLVSMPTKFRKNIWIKRGDYVIVDPIEEGEKVKAEISFILYKDHIQYLQKQKLWPEGFTEESSEQEATNKQQEKEEEKDEEYSDSEDDESDLFVNTNRCNYEYSESEEEDSEEEDDDQEERTENGS; this is translated from the exons ATGTCACAGGCCACCAAACGCAAACATGTTGTCAAGGAGGTTCTTGGAGACTTTGTCACTCCCACAGAGAACCAGCAGATTGTGAAG ATCACTGGTAGCCGTGGCAACAACCTCCATGAAACTGTCACGGCCCAGGGCGAGACTTTCCTTGTGAGCATGCCCACCAAGTTCCGCAAGAACATCTGGATCAAGAGAG GTGACTATGTGATTGTGGATCCCAttgaggaaggagagaaggtgaagGCAGAGATCAGCTTCATTCTCTACAAAGATCATATTCAGTACCTGCAAAAACAGAAGCTCTG GCCAGAGGGTTTTACAGAGGAGTCGTCAGAACAGGAAGCAACGAACAAACAGCAGgaaaaggaagaagagaaagacgAGGAATATAGTGACTCTGAAGATGATGAGAGCGACCTCTTTGTAAACACTAACCGCTGTAACTATGAGTACAGTGAGAGCGAGGAGGAGGAcagtgaggaagaagatgatgacCAAGAGGAACGGACAGAAAATGGCTCATAG
- the si:dkey-160o24.3 gene encoding N-acetyllactosaminide beta-1,3-N-acetylglucosaminyltransferase 2: MARCFCRWRRVLICICTPCISLALLFVYVTVMLCMAMNDTSVPGIPVQDQQGAHFVASGSFRNKSFAPLPKTFWDLHQQDAYWNRLQLTIDRHFNPILQANNSMLRFKNSTFYESLVNRGFPEVTNLSSMKRNIEQLPQLLKDFASSMHRRDYPILIQPDGVCGVGAKDETEPPLLLLAIKSTEMNFKNRQVIRQTWGQAGWVAGQKINSSEVGGKQGGFVRRVFLLATENTEELGVDLNYLLEIESKQYGDILKWDFKDTFFNLTLKDVLFWKWFSHSCSRVRFVFKGDDDVFVHTPKIITYLQDQLKTPQAYKTMKNFMVGNVIEAAIPIRVNTSKYFIPDSFYKGLYPSYPGGGGVVYSGLLAKRLYTMSKRVNLYPIDDVYVGMCMIRLNAHPIHHPAFLTFDFPDKEEEGRCSYHTVLLVHKRSPDQLVQLWAHLRETQEQCKDVPLRKDKEPKL, encoded by the coding sequence ATGGCGCGGTGCTTCTGTCGCTGGCGTCGAGTGTTAATCTGCATATGCACGCCATGCATTTCCCTGGCCCTGCTGTTCGTCTACGTCACTGTCATGTTGTGTATGGCCATGAACGACACATCAGTGCCGGGGATCCCAGTCCAGGACCAGCAAGGCGCTCACTTTGTGGCCTCAGGATCTTTTAGGAATAAGAGCTTCGCCCCACTCCCTAAAACTTTCTGGGATCTGCACCAGCAGGATGCCTACTGGAACCGCCTCCAGCTGACCATCGACCGCCATTTCAACCCCATCCTGCAGGCCAACAACTCCATGCTGAGATTCAAAAATAGCACCTTTTATGAGTCCCTAGTGAACCGAGGTTTCCCTGAAGTTACCAACTTGAGCAGCATGAAGAGAAACATTGAGCAGCTACCACAGCTGTTAAAAGACTTTGCGAGCAGCATGCACAGGAGGGACTACCCAATCCTCATCCAGCCAGATGGAGTTTGTGGAGTAGGGGCGAAGGATGAAACGGAGCCCCCTCTGCTTCTACTGGCCATCAAGTCAACAGAGATGAATTTTAAGAACCGGCAGGTCATTCGACAGACGTGGGGCCAGGCAGGATGGGTAGCAGGACAGAAGATCAACAGCAGTGAAGTAGGAGGAAAACAAGGAGGATTTGTCCGCAGGGTGTTCCTGCTTGCCACAGAAAATACTGAGGAGCTAGGTGTGGATTTGAATTACCTACTGGAGATAGAGAGCAAACAGTATGGAGACATTCTGAAGTGGGACTTCAAGGACACATTCTTCAACCTCACCTTGAAAGATGTGCTCTTCTGGAAATGGTTCTCACACTCGTGCAGCCGGGTTCGCTTCGTCTTTAAGGGGGACGATGACGTCTTCGTCCACACGCCAAAAATAATAACCTACCTCCAGGACCAGTTAAAGACACCACAAGCATACAAGACCATGAAAAACTTCATGGTTGGAAATGTCATAGAGGCAGCCATACCAATCCGAGTCAACACGTCCAAGTACTTTATCCCAGACAGCTTCTACAAGGGCCTCTATCCCTCGTATCCAGGTGGTGGAGGGGTGGTGTACTCAGGCCTGTTGGCCAAACGCCTGTACACCATGTCTAAAAGGGTTAACCTGTACCCCATCGATGATGTTTATGTGGGGATGTGTATGATTCGGCTTAACGCTCACCCCATCCATCACCCTGCCTTCCTCACATTTGACTTTCCTGATAAGGAAGAGGAGGGGCGCTGTTCGTACCACACAGTCCTACTAGTCCACAAACGAAGCCCAGACCAGTTAGTTCAACTGTGGGCTCACTTGAGAGAGACACAGGAACAGTGTAAGGATGTGCCCCTGAGAAAGGACAAGGAACCAAAACTGTGA